The sequence below is a genomic window from Clostridia bacterium.
TGAACGGCGCCGGAAAGAGCGTGCGCGTTTCGCGCGACGGCGCGGGACTCCGCTGCCGCGAGGTCAAAAAGCTCGTGAAAGGAGCGATAACCGATGCCGAATGAGATGCTGAACGTCGCGCTGCCGAAGGGGCGGCTCGGCGAAGCCGTCTATGAACGCTTCGAGAAGGCGGGCTTCGGCTGTCCGTCGATACGCGAGACCAACCGCAAGCTGATATTCGAGAATCCCGAAACGCGGGTGCGCTACTTCTGGGTAAAGCCCTCCGACGTCGCGATCTACGTCGAGCGCGGAGCCGCCGACTGCGGAGTCGCCGGCAGCGATATCCTGCTGGAGTACTCCCCCGACGTCTACGAGCTTCTCGACCTCGGGCTCGGTAAATGCAGGATGGCGGTCGCCGGCAAAAAGGGCTTCGCCGACAACACCGAGCGCGCCCTGCGCGTCGCGACCAAGTTCCCCAACATCGCCCGCGATTTCTACATGAAAAAGGGCAGGCAGATAGACATCATCCGCCTCAACGGCTCCATCGAGCTCGCGCCGATACTCGGCATATCCGACGTCATCGTCGACATTGTCGAAACGGGCAAGACCCTGCTGGAAAACGACCTCGAGCCCTTCGAGGACATCGTTCCGATAAGCGCGCGGCTGATCGCAAACAAGGTCAGCTGCAAATTCAAGACGGACCTGATAAACGCCCTCGTCAGCGGGCTGGAAGGAGACCTGAAATGATAAGGATACTCGACAGCGCCTCCGTGCCGCTCAGCGAGATACTGCTTCGCGAAAACGCCGTTTCCGGCGTGACCGACGCGGTGGCGAACATACTGCGCGAGGTGCGCGAACGCGGCGACGAAGCCGTGCGCGAATTCACCGAGCGCTTCGACCGCACGCGGCTCGACTCCTTCGAGCTGACCGCGGAGGAGTACGCCGACGGCGCCGCGAAGGCGGATCCGCGGCTCGTCGCCGTCATGGAAAAGGCGGCGGCCAACATACGCGAATACCACTCCGCGCAGGTGCGCGGGTCGAGCGTAGTCAAGGAGCGCGACGGCATCGTGCTCGGGCAGCGCGTGATGGGGCTCGCGAAGGTGCTGCTTTACGTTCCCGGCGGCACGGCGAGGTATCCCTCCTCCGTGCTTATGAACGCGATACCCGCCTCCCTCGCGGGAGTAGGCGAGATAATAATGACCACACCGCCCTCCGCGGACGGCACCGTTCCGCCGGCGATACTCGCCGCCGCGAAGATAGCGGGCGTGCACCGCGTTTTCAAGCTCGGCGGAGCGCAGGCGGTCGCCGCCTTCGCCTACGGCACCGAAAGCGCGCCGCGGGTCGATAAGATAGTCGGACCCGGCAACGCCTTCGTCGCCGAAGCCAAGCGGCAGGTCTACGGGCTCGTCGCGATAGACATGATCGCCGGACCGAGCGAAATACTCGTCGTTTCCGACGGAAAGAACGACCCCCGCGTGCTCGCCGCCGACCTGCTCTCGCAGGCGGAGCATGACAGAAACGCGACCGCGGCGCTCGTCACCGTCAGCCGCGAAGAAGCCGACGCGGTCAGCGCGGAGCTGGAGCGTCAGATACCGCTGCTCCCGCGCGCCGAGATCGCCCGCGCGTCAATAGACGGCAACGGCAAGATAATACTCGTCTCCGACGTTGAGGCGGCGGTGGAAATGTCCAACGCGCTCGCGCCGGAGCATCTGGAACTCGCGGTGGAGGACCCCTTCGCCCTGCTCCCGCTGGTGCGCGACGCCGGCTCGGTCTTCCTCGGCAGGAGCTGCCCCGAGCCGCTCGGCGACTACTTCGCCGGCACCAACCACACACTCCCGACCGGAGGCACCGCCCGTTTCTCGAGCCCGCTCTCCGTCGACGATTTCTGCAAAAAGTCATCCTATACGTACTACACGCCCGAAGCGCTCGACGCGGTATGCGACGACATCGCGTACTTCGCGCGCGCCGAGGGACTTGAAGCGCACGCGCGTTCGGCGCTTGCGCGGAGGGAGAAAGAATGAGCCGTTTCATGCTGCCGCGCCTCGAAGCGCTCGAGGCGTACGTCCCCGGCGAACAGCCGCGCGACCGCAAATACGTAAAGCTGAATACGAACGAATCGCCCTATCCGCCGTCGCCTTCCGTGCTCGAAGCGGTGAGCCGCGGCGAGCTTGAAGACCTGCGCCTCTACTCCGACCCGACCTGCGCCGCGCTGAAGGCCGCGCTGGCGGACGAGTACGGCGTGAAGCCCGAAAACGTCTTCGTTTCCAACGGCTCGGACGAAACGCTTTCCTTCTTCTTCGCCGCCTACTGCGGCGAAGAGGCCGCGGCGTACTGCCCGGAGATAAGCTACGGCTTCTACCCCGTTTTCGCGCAGTTTTACGGCGCGCCGTACAAGGCAGTGCCGATGGAGGACGACCTGTCGATAGACTA
It includes:
- the hisD gene encoding histidinol dehydrogenase, translated to MIRILDSASVPLSEILLRENAVSGVTDAVANILREVRERGDEAVREFTERFDRTRLDSFELTAEEYADGAAKADPRLVAVMEKAAANIREYHSAQVRGSSVVKERDGIVLGQRVMGLAKVLLYVPGGTARYPSSVLMNAIPASLAGVGEIIMTTPPSADGTVPPAILAAAKIAGVHRVFKLGGAQAVAAFAYGTESAPRVDKIVGPGNAFVAEAKRQVYGLVAIDMIAGPSEILVVSDGKNDPRVLAADLLSQAEHDRNATAALVTVSREEADAVSAELERQIPLLPRAEIARASIDGNGKIILVSDVEAAVEMSNALAPEHLELAVEDPFALLPLVRDAGSVFLGRSCPEPLGDYFAGTNHTLPTGGTARFSSPLSVDDFCKKSSYTYYTPEALDAVCDDIAYFARAEGLEAHARSALARREKE
- a CDS encoding ATP phosphoribosyltransferase, producing MLNVALPKGRLGEAVYERFEKAGFGCPSIRETNRKLIFENPETRVRYFWVKPSDVAIYVERGAADCGVAGSDILLEYSPDVYELLDLGLGKCRMAVAGKKGFADNTERALRVATKFPNIARDFYMKKGRQIDIIRLNGSIELAPILGISDVIVDIVETGKTLLENDLEPFEDIVPISARLIANKVSCKFKTDLINALVSGLEGDLK